A window of the Radiobacillus deserti genome harbors these coding sequences:
- the fliQ gene encoding flagellar biosynthesis protein FliQ: MTGEFVISLAEQGIYTVLIITAPVLILALVVGLVVSIFQATTQIQEQTLAFIPKIVAVLVGLVFFGPWMLTRMVEFTSNLFENLNRFVG, encoded by the coding sequence GTGACCGGAGAATTTGTTATTTCTTTAGCGGAACAAGGTATTTATACAGTTTTGATTATTACAGCCCCTGTTCTTATACTAGCCTTGGTAGTCGGATTGGTCGTAAGTATTTTCCAAGCAACTACGCAAATCCAGGAACAAACATTGGCTTTCATACCTAAGATTGTTGCTGTTCTAGTCGGTTTAGTGTTTTTTGGGCCATGGATGTTAACTAGGATGGTAGAATTCACATCTAATTTATTCGAAAACTTGAATAGGTTTGTTGGGTAA
- the fliR gene encoding flagellar biosynthetic protein FliR: MLELIDFTKFPGFLLVFMRVTAFFVTVPIFSYRNVPTIFKVGFSLFLAWIMFYTIPIPEITFDYTFLLLVMKEALIGLLIGLVAYMIMAAIQIAGGLIDFQMGFAIANVMDPQTGAQSPLTGQYFYTVALLFLLAVNGHHLLIDGIFYSYQLVPIDKMVAFGDQGIAEFAMQTISKLFIIAFQMAMPIVGCLFLVDVALGIVARTVPQLNVFVVGLPLKILVSFLLLVVSMGVYFTLVRSLFEYATESMRGLMLLFGGA; encoded by the coding sequence ATGTTAGAGTTAATTGATTTTACGAAGTTTCCTGGGTTTTTATTGGTGTTTATGCGGGTCACTGCATTTTTTGTTACGGTACCTATTTTTTCCTATCGAAATGTACCTACCATTTTTAAAGTAGGCTTTAGCCTTTTTCTAGCTTGGATTATGTTCTATACGATTCCGATACCTGAAATCACATTTGATTACACCTTTTTGTTACTTGTGATGAAAGAGGCACTGATTGGATTATTGATTGGTCTTGTGGCATACATGATTATGGCTGCAATCCAGATCGCAGGAGGATTAATCGATTTTCAAATGGGTTTTGCGATTGCCAATGTCATGGATCCGCAAACCGGTGCCCAAAGTCCTTTGACAGGACAGTACTTTTATACGGTTGCTCTGCTATTTTTGTTAGCAGTAAATGGCCACCATTTACTCATTGATGGGATATTTTATAGTTATCAATTGGTTCCAATCGATAAAATGGTTGCTTTTGGAGATCAAGGGATTGCGGAGTTCGCCATGCAGACTATTAGTAAGCTTTTTATTATCGCTTTTCAAATGGCGATGCCAATCGTAGGTTGTTTATTTTTAGTAGATGTTGCACTTGGGATTGTAGCTCGTACCGTTCCACAACTTAATGTATTTGTAGTTGGATTGCCATTAAAAATTTTAGTGAGTTTTCTTTTACTCGTGGTGTCCATGGGTGTTTACTTTACACTTGTTCGGAGTCTGTTTGAATATGCGACAGAGTCCATGAGAGGATTAATGCTATTGTTTGGAGGTGCTTAG
- the flhB gene encoding flagellar biosynthesis protein FlhB produces the protein MELRLDLQFFAGEKTEKATPKKRQDARKKGQVAKSQEISTAILLIFVFFTFIVTGGYMKDTMLAFFRTSFSEYILLDLTEKTIEHIFVESTIEISKAIAPVMGIAMIAGVASNLAQVGFLYTTEPLKAKLSKIDPIQGAKRIFSVRALVELVKSILKISVVGSITFAVLWMNKEEMMLLSHKDVQSALAFFGNITIQMGLAASIALLILAVFDYAYQKYDHEKNLRMSKNDIKDEYKNIEGNPLIKSKIKEKQRQMAMRRMMSEIPQADVVITNPTHYAVAIKYDEAKADAPYVVAKGVDYVAFRIREVAKANDVMLVENRPLARALYAQVEIDQVIGEDFFQQVAEILAYVYSIEQKTNKS, from the coding sequence GTGGAACTTCGGTTAGATTTACAGTTTTTTGCTGGTGAGAAAACAGAAAAAGCAACTCCAAAAAAGCGCCAAGATGCTAGGAAAAAAGGGCAGGTTGCCAAGAGTCAAGAAATTAGTACTGCAATACTCTTAATTTTTGTTTTTTTCACGTTTATTGTTACCGGCGGTTATATGAAGGATACGATGTTAGCCTTTTTCCGAACTTCGTTTTCGGAATATATATTATTAGATCTAACTGAAAAAACCATTGAGCATATATTCGTAGAATCGACCATTGAAATCAGCAAAGCCATCGCTCCTGTAATGGGAATAGCGATGATTGCAGGAGTAGCCTCAAACCTAGCACAAGTTGGTTTCCTTTATACAACAGAACCATTGAAAGCAAAGTTAAGTAAGATTGATCCGATTCAAGGGGCGAAGCGTATTTTTTCCGTCCGTGCTTTAGTTGAACTCGTAAAATCGATATTGAAAATTTCAGTAGTAGGCAGTATAACGTTTGCGGTCCTATGGATGAATAAAGAAGAAATGATGCTTCTTTCCCATAAGGACGTCCAATCGGCTTTAGCGTTTTTTGGAAATATTACAATACAAATGGGGCTTGCAGCCTCCATTGCTTTACTCATATTAGCTGTTTTTGATTATGCTTATCAGAAATATGACCATGAAAAAAATCTTCGAATGTCCAAAAATGACATTAAGGATGAATATAAAAATATTGAAGGAAATCCACTAATTAAGTCGAAAATAAAAGAAAAACAAAGACAAATGGCCATGCGAAGAATGATGAGTGAAATTCCTCAAGCCGACGTGGTCATCACAAACCCTACTCACTATGCAGTAGCGATTAAGTATGATGAAGCAAAAGCAGATGCCCCTTATGTTGTTGCTAAGGGAGTCGATTATGTAGCTTTTCGAATACGAGAAGTTGCGAAAGCAAACGATGTAATGCTTGTAGAAAATCGTCCACTAGCAAGAGCATTATATGCACAGGTTGAAATTGATCAAGTGATTGGAGAAGATTTTTTCCAACAAGTTGCAGAGATCCTGGCCTATGTATATAGCATCGAACAAAAAACAAACAAGAGTTAG
- the flhA gene encoding flagellar biosynthesis protein FlhA, producing MKLRDMSVLLAVILIVAMLVVPLPGWMLSILILINISLALLVILVSMNTSSALELSIFPSLLLLLTLFRLGLNVSTTRSILSEADAGGVVETFGTFVIGDNPLVGFVVFLILIIIQFLVITKGSERVSEVAARFTLDAMPGKQMSIDADLNAGMISEHQAKDRREKIEQEADFYGAMDGASKFVKGDAIAGIIIVLINIIFGLIIGMVQMDMGFQEAITTYMQLTVGDGLVSQIPALLISTATGIVVTRVTTEGNLGSDITKQLFQFPKLLYIAAGTIFLLGLTPINFFLTTSIAAVLAFGGYWLSRVPEVQELPTESEEEEEASEQMKSSENVVGLLSMDPIEFEFGYALIPLADTNQGGDLLDRIVMIRRQLAIELGIVIPVVRIRDNIQLNPNEYRLKVKGNEVAKGELLLDHFLAMSPGSEDDLLEGIETVEPAFGLPAKWITEELKDEAELSGYTVVDPPSVVSTHITEVIKRYSHMLLGRQETKQLIDHLKESYPILVEEVTPDPLSIGDIQKVLAKLLRENVSIRNLPVIFETLADFGKMTNDSDLLAEYARQALSAQITQQYVSEDNGSLKVITMSASVEKLIADHIQQTEHGSYLSLDPDSQQLIMRSVSESVEQLSLQQETPIVLCSPAIRMYVKQLLDRFLPQVVVLSYNELEPNLEVQSVGVVNVA from the coding sequence TTGAAGCTACGTGATATGTCCGTTCTATTAGCGGTTATTCTAATCGTTGCGATGCTTGTTGTACCTTTGCCTGGATGGATGCTATCTATCCTTATATTAATCAACATATCGCTAGCATTACTCGTGATTCTCGTTTCGATGAATACGAGCAGTGCGCTTGAATTATCTATCTTCCCTTCACTATTGCTCTTGCTTACTTTGTTTAGACTGGGATTGAATGTTTCTACAACAAGATCTATTCTTTCAGAAGCAGACGCGGGTGGAGTTGTAGAAACGTTTGGTACATTCGTAATTGGAGACAACCCTCTAGTAGGTTTTGTTGTTTTCTTAATTCTGATTATTATTCAATTTTTAGTTATTACGAAAGGTTCTGAGAGGGTATCAGAAGTTGCAGCTCGATTTACCCTTGATGCGATGCCTGGGAAACAAATGAGTATCGATGCTGATTTGAATGCTGGAATGATCTCGGAACATCAAGCGAAAGATCGACGTGAAAAAATTGAACAAGAAGCTGACTTTTACGGAGCTATGGATGGTGCAAGTAAATTCGTAAAAGGGGATGCAATTGCCGGAATAATTATTGTCCTTATAAATATTATTTTTGGATTAATAATTGGAATGGTCCAAATGGATATGGGCTTTCAAGAAGCAATTACGACCTATATGCAGTTAACCGTAGGAGATGGACTGGTAAGTCAGATACCAGCCTTACTGATTTCGACCGCAACAGGTATTGTAGTTACGAGGGTTACAACAGAAGGAAACTTAGGTAGTGACATTACGAAGCAGCTTTTTCAGTTTCCGAAATTGCTTTACATTGCGGCAGGAACCATTTTCTTACTAGGATTAACGCCGATTAACTTTTTCTTGACCACATCCATTGCAGCTGTTTTAGCATTTGGTGGATACTGGCTATCTAGAGTCCCAGAAGTTCAGGAACTACCTACTGAATCAGAAGAAGAGGAAGAAGCGAGTGAACAGATGAAGTCTTCTGAGAACGTTGTTGGGTTGTTGAGCATGGATCCGATTGAGTTTGAATTTGGGTATGCACTGATTCCATTAGCGGATACGAACCAAGGAGGAGACTTATTAGACCGAATTGTCATGATTCGTCGCCAACTAGCAATTGAATTAGGAATTGTAATACCAGTTGTAAGAATACGAGATAATATTCAACTTAATCCGAATGAATATCGTTTGAAAGTAAAAGGAAACGAAGTAGCAAAAGGGGAGCTTTTGTTAGATCATTTCTTAGCAATGAGCCCAGGCTCGGAGGATGATTTATTAGAAGGGATTGAAACGGTAGAACCTGCGTTCGGATTACCGGCAAAATGGATTACGGAAGAGTTAAAGGATGAAGCAGAGTTATCCGGCTACACGGTAGTAGATCCGCCATCTGTTGTTTCTACACATATTACAGAAGTAATTAAACGATATTCGCACATGCTATTAGGAAGACAAGAAACGAAGCAATTAATCGATCATTTAAAAGAATCATATCCGATTCTAGTCGAAGAAGTCACACCAGATCCGTTATCAATTGGGGATATTCAGAAGGTTTTAGCGAAGCTATTGAGAGAAAACGTATCAATTCGAAACTTACCAGTTATTTTCGAAACATTAGCTGACTTTGGAAAAATGACAAATGATTCCGATTTGTTAGCAGAATATGCGAGACAGGCACTATCTGCTCAAATTACGCAACAATATGTATCGGAGGATAATGGTTCCTTAAAAGTGATTACGATGTCAGCAAGTGTAGAGAAACTAATTGCAGACCATATACAGCAGACGGAGCATGGAAGCTATTTATCCTTGGATCCAGATTCCCAGCAATTAATTATGAGGTCTGTATCAGAGAGTGTAGAACAATTGTCCTTACAACAAGAAACACCAATCGTCCTTTGTTCCCCAGCTATTCGAATGTATGTAAAACAATTATTAGATCGCTTTTTACCGCAAGTCGTTGTCTTGTCTTATAACGAATTAGAGCCGAACTTAGAAGTCCAAAGCGTAGGAGTGGTGAATGTCGCATGA